The Neodiprion fabricii isolate iyNeoFabr1 chromosome 4, iyNeoFabr1.1, whole genome shotgun sequence genome window below encodes:
- the LOC124180546 gene encoding alpha-amylase-like isoform X2: protein MQLSLTLLSLAAFAVATKNPHFSNGRDVIVHLFEWKWSDIADECERFLALKGYGGVQVSPPNENLVIKNRPWWERYQPVSYKLVTRSGDEAAFRNMVTRCNNAGVRIYVDAVINHMSSIAEDGSYGTAGSQVFYSNQSWPAVPYNSADFHADCVVTNYNDAANVRNCKLVGLADLNHATEWVREKIVEYMNHLIDIGVAGFRIDAAKHMWPRDLEIIVNRLKNLNTDQGFGPNSRPFIYQEVIYLGHEATNVSEYTGIGRITEFKYGLELDRCFRGNNALKWLTSWGEAWGLLTSSDALVFIDNHDNQRGHGGGGSILTHKTSKPYKMATAFMLAHPYGITRIMSSFAFDNSDAGPPADSNGNITSPMINSDDTCGNGWVCEHRWRQIYNMVGFRNAVKGTGVKNWWDNNNNQIAFSRGSAGFVAFNLDRQDLKQTLQTGLPAGTYCDVISGSLKDGRCTGKIITVNSDGTAYIEILNSEEDGVLAIHVNVSKIDV, encoded by the exons ATGCAGTTGAGCCTGACGTTACTGTCTCTGGCCGCATTTGCGGTTGCAACTAAAAATCCTCATTTCTCAAACGGTCGCGATGTCATCGTGCATCTCTTCGAGTGGAAGTGGAGCGATATTGCCGATGAATGCGAAAGATTCCTCGCACTGAAAGGATACGGAGGTGTCCAG GTCTCGCCCCCGAACGAAAACTTGGTAATAAAAAACAGGCCTTGGTGGGAACGCTACCAGCCGGTTTCTTATAAGCTGGTTACCAGATCCGGTGACGAAGCAGCTTTTAGGAACATGGTGACACGCTGCAACAACGCGGGTGTCAGGATCTATGTTGATGCCGTCATCAACCACATGTCCTCGATTGCAGAGGATGGGTCATATGGCACGGCTGGATCCCAGGTCTTCTACTCTAATCAATCGTGGCCCGCGGTTCCCTACAATTCGGCCGACTTCCATGCGGACTGCGTCGTCACGAACTACAATGATGCTGCTAACGTCCGGAACTGCAAATTAGTTGGCCTTGCGGATCTCAACCACGCAACAGAATGGGTCCGCGAAAAGATCGTGGAGTACATGAACCACCTGATAGATATTGGCGTAGCTGGTTTCCG TATCGACGCGGCAAAGCACATGTGGCCGAGAGATTTGGAAATCATCGTCAACCGCCTTAAGAATCTCAATACAGACCAGGGCTTCGGGCCGAATAGTCGCCCCTTCATCTATCAGGAGGTCATTTATCTGGGACATGAAGCGACCAATGTGTCGGAGTACACAGGCATTGGTAGAATTACTGAATTCAAGTATGGTTTGGAACTGGATCGCTGCTTCAGAGGAAACAACGCTCTTAAGTGGCTGACCAGCTGGGGTGAAGCTTGGGGTCTCCTCACATCCAGTGATGCTCTAGTGTTCATCGACAATCATGACAACCAGCGTGGTCACGGTGGTGGTGGAAGTATTCTCACGCACAAAACTTCCAAACCGTACAAG ATGGCAACTGCCTTTATGTTAGCCCACCCTTACGGAATCACCAGAATCATGAGCTCGTTTGCGTTCGACAACAGTGACGCCGGTCCACCCGCCGACTCCAATGGCAACATAACCTCACCGATGATCAATTCTGATGATACCTGCGGAAACGGATGGGTCTGCGAGCACCGTTGGCGACAGATCTACAACATGGTTGGATTCCGTAATGCGGTCAAGGGTACTGGAGTAAAGAACTGGTGGgacaataacaacaatcaaATTGCATTTTCTCGCGGAAGTGCCGGTTTCGTTGCATTCAATTTGGACAGGCAGGACTTGAAGCAGACCCTCCAGACTGGCCTTCCGGCTGGTACCTATTGTGACGTAATATCCGGTAGCTTGAAGGACGGTAGATGTAcaggaaaaattataaccgTGAACAGCGACGGTACCGCTTACATCGAGATATTGAACTCTGAGGAAGACGGTGTACTCGCTATCCATGTAAATGTGAGTAAAATCGACGTGTGA
- the LOC124180551 gene encoding serine-enriched protein isoform X3: protein MPEASGSGLGLGRGLGMIGAMDSLLDEPDYSTFENKSGLAEDMKFLASMPELCDVTFLVGDTREPVCAVKAVLAARSRVFHKMLYQAPSPQRKKDPPPKENKIRLFLKRSSEPLLNLQNATQQRSGFAQQLAPIQEPQSNQHHTLIIEEFEPDVFRQLIEYIHTGCVTLQPRTLLGVMNAADYYGLDELRRACAGFVQCCITVDTVCALLASAERYIQYKCTKSLVQKVLEFVDKHGNEVLNLGSFTLLPQHVVRLILAREELVAEEFTKFQAALMWSKKYFDSNQNTPLKDVIGNFLVYIQFQKIPANVLMREVHPLGLVPDNIIMNALAYQTQPVSTPGNSPHTE from the exons ATGCCTGAGGCGTCGGGATCGGGCCTCGGCCTCGGCCGTGGCCTTGGAATGATAGGCGCGATGGACTCGCTGCTGGACGAACCGGACTACTCGACCTTTGAGAACAAGAGCGGACTTGCCGAGGACATGAAGTTCCTGGCAAGCATGCCCGAGCTTTGCGACGTGACCTTCCTCGTCGGTGACACCCGGGAGCCGGTCTGCGCGGTCAAGGCAGTCCTGGCGGCTCGTAGCAG GGTCTTTCACAAGATGCTTTACCAGGCGCCCAGCCCACAGCGCAAAAAGGACCCACCACCCAAGGAGAACAAGATACGTCTCTTCCTGAAACGAAGCTCGGAGCCACTGCTCAACCTCCAGAACGCCACTCAACAG CGATCAGGCTTCGCGCAGCAGCTGGCCCCCATTCAAGAG CCACAGTCGAACCAGCATCACACTCTGATCATAGAGGAGTTCGAACCCGACGTGTTTCGCCAGCTCATCGAGTACATCCACACCGGATGCGTCACTCTTCAACCGAGAACTCTGCTGG GCGTGATGAACGCTGCCGATTACTACGGACTTGACGAGCTCAGGAGAGCTTGCGCCGGTTTCGTTCAGTGCTGCATAACGGTCGACACGGTCTGCGCCCTTTTGGCTTCGGCGGAGCGGTACATTCAGTACAAATGTACGAAATCGCTGGTGCAAAAG GTCCTGGAGTTCGTCGACAAGCACGGGAACGAGGTGTTAAATCTGGGCTCGTTCACCCTCCTGCCTCAGCACGTGGTCCGGTTGATACTGGCCAGGGAAGAACTCGTCGCCGAAGAGTTCACCAAGTTTCAG GCCGCGCTGATGTGGAGCAAGAAGTACTTCGACAGCAACCAGAACACTCCGCTGAAGGACGTGATCGGTAACTTCCTGGTCTACATACAGTTCCAAAAAATACCGGCGAACGTACTGATGCGGGAGGTTCACCCGCTGGGTCTTGTGCCCGACAACATAATCATGAACGCATTGGCCTATCAG ACCCAACCAGTGTCGACCCCGGGAAACTCTCCCCACACAGAGTGA
- the LOC124180547 gene encoding alpha-amylase-like has protein sequence MLLGVTLLALAAVATATKDPHYWDNRDGMVHLFEWKWSDIADECERFLGPKGYGGVQISPPNENLIISNRPWWERYQPVSYKLVTRSGDEAALRDMVTRCNNVGVRIYADAIINHMSASAPLPAYGTGGSSAYHGDRWWPEVPYGWNDFNSVCSISSYQNAIEVRNCELSGLPDLNQGTDWVRDKIVEYMNNLIDIGVAGFRIDAAKHMWPGDLEIIFNRLNNLNTNHGFPANSRPFIYSEVIDQGGEAITASEYVHLGTVTEFKHGLELGNAFQGNNALRWLTNWGEAWGLLTSSDALVFIDNHDNQRGHGGGGSILTHKNSKPYKMATAFMLAHPYGIAQIMSSFDFTDSEAGPPADWNGNILSPTINSDDSCGNGWICEHRWRQIYNMVGFRNAVKGTGINDWWDNSSNQIAFCRGGAGFVAFNLDSWNFQQTLQTCLSAGTYCDVISGNLINGSCTGKSVTVNNDGTAYIEILTSEEDGVLAIHQNAKL, from the exons ATGCTGCTCGGTGTGACGCTGCTAGCTCTCGCCGCGGTTGCGACCGCCACCAAGGATCCCCATTACTGGGACAACCGTGATGGTATGGTACATCTTTTCGAGTGGAAGTGGAGCGATATTGCAGATGAATGTGAAAGATTCCTTGGGCCAAAAGGATACGGCGGTGTTCAG atttcGCCCCCGAATGAAAACCTGATAATCAGCAACAGGCCATGGTGGGAGCGCTACCAGCCCGTTTCTTACAAGCTGGTGACCAGATCTGGCGACGAAGCTGCTCTCAGGGACATGGTAACGCGCTGCAACAACGTCGGTGTAAGGATCTACGCCGACGCCATCATCAATCACATGTCCGCGTCGGCACCGCTTCCAGCATACGGAACTGGCGGATCATCGGCTTATCACGGTGACAGATGGTGGCCCGAGGTCCCCTACGGTTGGAACGACTTCAATTCAGTCTGCTCCATATCAAGCTACCAAAACGCCATTGAGGTACGAAACTGCGAGCTGAGCGGTCTCCCGGATCTCAACCAGGGAACAGACTGGGTTCGCGACAAGATTGTCGAGTACATGAACAACCTTATTGACATCGGTGTTGCTGGCTTCCG TATCGACGCAGCTAAGCACATGTGGCCCGGGGATTTGGAGATCATCTTCAACCGGTTGAACAATCTCAACACGAATCATGGCTTCCCAGCGAACAGTCGCCCCTTCATATATTCAGAGGTCATTGATCAGGGAGGCGAAGCAATTACAGCATCGGAATATGTACACCTTGGAACAGTTACCGAATTCAAGCATGGTTTGGAGCTGGGTAACGCCTTTCAGGGAAACAACGCTCTTAGGTGGCTGACCAACTGGGGTGAAGCTTGGGGTCTCCTGACATCCAGTGATGCTCTGGTGTTCATCGACAACCATGACAACCAGCGTGGTCACGGTGGTGGTGGAAGTATCCTCACCCACAAGAATTCTAAGCCGTACAAG ATGGCGACTGCCTTCATGTTGGCCCACCCCTATGGTATTGCTCAAATCATGAGCTCCTTCGATTTCACGGACAGTGAAGCTGGTCCGCCAGCCGACTGGAATGGAAACATCCTTTCCCCTACCATTAATTCCGACGATTCGTGTGGAAATGGGTGGATCTGCGAGCACCGTTGGCGCCAGATCTACAACATGGTTGGATTCCGTAATGCCGTTAAGGGAACTGGAATCAACGACTGGTGGGACAACAGCAGCAACCAGATTGCTTTCTGTCGTGGTGGAGCCGGATTCGTCGCTTTCAACCTGGACAGCTGGAACTTCCAGCAGACCCTCCAGACTTGCCTTTCCGCTGGTACCTACTGTGACGTCATATCCGGCAACTTAATCAACGGTAGCTGCACAGGAAAGAGCGTAACCGTTAATAATGACGGTACAGCGTATATCGAGATCTTGACCTCTGAGGAAGACGGTGTTCTCGCTATTCATCAGAAC GCAAAGCTGTAA
- the LOC124180546 gene encoding alpha-amylase-like isoform X1, which produces MQLSLTLLSLAAFAVATKNPHFSNGRDVIVHLFEWKWSDIADECERFLALKGYGGVQVGFLVSPPNENLVIKNRPWWERYQPVSYKLVTRSGDEAAFRNMVTRCNNAGVRIYVDAVINHMSSIAEDGSYGTAGSQVFYSNQSWPAVPYNSADFHADCVVTNYNDAANVRNCKLVGLADLNHATEWVREKIVEYMNHLIDIGVAGFRIDAAKHMWPRDLEIIVNRLKNLNTDQGFGPNSRPFIYQEVIYLGHEATNVSEYTGIGRITEFKYGLELDRCFRGNNALKWLTSWGEAWGLLTSSDALVFIDNHDNQRGHGGGGSILTHKTSKPYKMATAFMLAHPYGITRIMSSFAFDNSDAGPPADSNGNITSPMINSDDTCGNGWVCEHRWRQIYNMVGFRNAVKGTGVKNWWDNNNNQIAFSRGSAGFVAFNLDRQDLKQTLQTGLPAGTYCDVISGSLKDGRCTGKIITVNSDGTAYIEILNSEEDGVLAIHVNAKL; this is translated from the exons ATGCAGTTGAGCCTGACGTTACTGTCTCTGGCCGCATTTGCGGTTGCAACTAAAAATCCTCATTTCTCAAACGGTCGCGATGTCATCGTGCATCTCTTCGAGTGGAAGTGGAGCGATATTGCCGATGAATGCGAAAGATTCCTCGCACTGAAAGGATACGGAGGTGTCCAGGTTGGATTTCTG GTCTCGCCCCCGAACGAAAACTTGGTAATAAAAAACAGGCCTTGGTGGGAACGCTACCAGCCGGTTTCTTATAAGCTGGTTACCAGATCCGGTGACGAAGCAGCTTTTAGGAACATGGTGACACGCTGCAACAACGCGGGTGTCAGGATCTATGTTGATGCCGTCATCAACCACATGTCCTCGATTGCAGAGGATGGGTCATATGGCACGGCTGGATCCCAGGTCTTCTACTCTAATCAATCGTGGCCCGCGGTTCCCTACAATTCGGCCGACTTCCATGCGGACTGCGTCGTCACGAACTACAATGATGCTGCTAACGTCCGGAACTGCAAATTAGTTGGCCTTGCGGATCTCAACCACGCAACAGAATGGGTCCGCGAAAAGATCGTGGAGTACATGAACCACCTGATAGATATTGGCGTAGCTGGTTTCCG TATCGACGCGGCAAAGCACATGTGGCCGAGAGATTTGGAAATCATCGTCAACCGCCTTAAGAATCTCAATACAGACCAGGGCTTCGGGCCGAATAGTCGCCCCTTCATCTATCAGGAGGTCATTTATCTGGGACATGAAGCGACCAATGTGTCGGAGTACACAGGCATTGGTAGAATTACTGAATTCAAGTATGGTTTGGAACTGGATCGCTGCTTCAGAGGAAACAACGCTCTTAAGTGGCTGACCAGCTGGGGTGAAGCTTGGGGTCTCCTCACATCCAGTGATGCTCTAGTGTTCATCGACAATCATGACAACCAGCGTGGTCACGGTGGTGGTGGAAGTATTCTCACGCACAAAACTTCCAAACCGTACAAG ATGGCAACTGCCTTTATGTTAGCCCACCCTTACGGAATCACCAGAATCATGAGCTCGTTTGCGTTCGACAACAGTGACGCCGGTCCACCCGCCGACTCCAATGGCAACATAACCTCACCGATGATCAATTCTGATGATACCTGCGGAAACGGATGGGTCTGCGAGCACCGTTGGCGACAGATCTACAACATGGTTGGATTCCGTAATGCGGTCAAGGGTACTGGAGTAAAGAACTGGTGGgacaataacaacaatcaaATTGCATTTTCTCGCGGAAGTGCCGGTTTCGTTGCATTCAATTTGGACAGGCAGGACTTGAAGCAGACCCTCCAGACTGGCCTTCCGGCTGGTACCTATTGTGACGTAATATCCGGTAGCTTGAAGGACGGTAGATGTAcaggaaaaattataaccgTGAACAGCGACGGTACCGCTTACATCGAGATATTGAACTCTGAGGAAGACGGTGTACTCGCTATCCATGTAAAT gCGAAACTGTAG
- the LOC124180551 gene encoding serine-enriched protein isoform X2, producing MPEASGSGLGLGRGLGMIGAMDSLLDEPDYSTFENKSGLAEDMKFLASMPELCDVTFLVGDTREPVCAVKAVLAARSRVFHKMLYQAPSPQRKKDPPPKENKIRLFLKRSSEPLLNLQNATQQPQSNQHHTLIIEEFEPDVFRQLIEYIHTGCVTLQPRTLLGVMNAADYYGLDELRRACAGFVQCCITVDTVCALLASAERYIQYKCTKSLVQKVLEFVDKHGNEVLNLGSFTLLPQHVVRLILAREELVAEEFTKFQAALMWSKKYFDSNQNTPLKDVIGNFLVYIQFQKIPANVLMREVHPLGLVPDNIIMNALAYQADPTSVDPGKLSPHRVRRQGRSMSVQSSLDPYGSNTTLSSSGSDVGSDQKQNSGSN from the exons ATGCCTGAGGCGTCGGGATCGGGCCTCGGCCTCGGCCGTGGCCTTGGAATGATAGGCGCGATGGACTCGCTGCTGGACGAACCGGACTACTCGACCTTTGAGAACAAGAGCGGACTTGCCGAGGACATGAAGTTCCTGGCAAGCATGCCCGAGCTTTGCGACGTGACCTTCCTCGTCGGTGACACCCGGGAGCCGGTCTGCGCGGTCAAGGCAGTCCTGGCGGCTCGTAGCAG GGTCTTTCACAAGATGCTTTACCAGGCGCCCAGCCCACAGCGCAAAAAGGACCCACCACCCAAGGAGAACAAGATACGTCTCTTCCTGAAACGAAGCTCGGAGCCACTGCTCAACCTCCAGAACGCCACTCAACAG CCACAGTCGAACCAGCATCACACTCTGATCATAGAGGAGTTCGAACCCGACGTGTTTCGCCAGCTCATCGAGTACATCCACACCGGATGCGTCACTCTTCAACCGAGAACTCTGCTGG GCGTGATGAACGCTGCCGATTACTACGGACTTGACGAGCTCAGGAGAGCTTGCGCCGGTTTCGTTCAGTGCTGCATAACGGTCGACACGGTCTGCGCCCTTTTGGCTTCGGCGGAGCGGTACATTCAGTACAAATGTACGAAATCGCTGGTGCAAAAG GTCCTGGAGTTCGTCGACAAGCACGGGAACGAGGTGTTAAATCTGGGCTCGTTCACCCTCCTGCCTCAGCACGTGGTCCGGTTGATACTGGCCAGGGAAGAACTCGTCGCCGAAGAGTTCACCAAGTTTCAG GCCGCGCTGATGTGGAGCAAGAAGTACTTCGACAGCAACCAGAACACTCCGCTGAAGGACGTGATCGGTAACTTCCTGGTCTACATACAGTTCCAAAAAATACCGGCGAACGTACTGATGCGGGAGGTTCACCCGCTGGGTCTTGTGCCCGACAACATAATCATGAACGCATTGGCCTATCAG GCAGACCCAACCAGTGTCGACCCCGGGAAACTCTCCCCACACAGAGTGAGGCGTCAGGGTAGGAGTATGTCGGTGCAGTCCTCGCTCGACCCTTACGGCAGCAACACGACCCTGAGCTCAAGCGGAAGTGACGTCGGTTCGGACCAGAAACAAAACTCGGGTAGCAACTAA
- the LOC124180551 gene encoding serine-enriched protein isoform X1: protein MPEASGSGLGLGRGLGMIGAMDSLLDEPDYSTFENKSGLAEDMKFLASMPELCDVTFLVGDTREPVCAVKAVLAARSRVFHKMLYQAPSPQRKKDPPPKENKIRLFLKRSSEPLLNLQNATQQRSGFAQQLAPIQEPQSNQHHTLIIEEFEPDVFRQLIEYIHTGCVTLQPRTLLGVMNAADYYGLDELRRACAGFVQCCITVDTVCALLASAERYIQYKCTKSLVQKVLEFVDKHGNEVLNLGSFTLLPQHVVRLILAREELVAEEFTKFQAALMWSKKYFDSNQNTPLKDVIGNFLVYIQFQKIPANVLMREVHPLGLVPDNIIMNALAYQADPTSVDPGKLSPHRVRRQGRSMSVQSSLDPYGSNTTLSSSGSDVGSDQKQNSGSN from the exons ATGCCTGAGGCGTCGGGATCGGGCCTCGGCCTCGGCCGTGGCCTTGGAATGATAGGCGCGATGGACTCGCTGCTGGACGAACCGGACTACTCGACCTTTGAGAACAAGAGCGGACTTGCCGAGGACATGAAGTTCCTGGCAAGCATGCCCGAGCTTTGCGACGTGACCTTCCTCGTCGGTGACACCCGGGAGCCGGTCTGCGCGGTCAAGGCAGTCCTGGCGGCTCGTAGCAG GGTCTTTCACAAGATGCTTTACCAGGCGCCCAGCCCACAGCGCAAAAAGGACCCACCACCCAAGGAGAACAAGATACGTCTCTTCCTGAAACGAAGCTCGGAGCCACTGCTCAACCTCCAGAACGCCACTCAACAG CGATCAGGCTTCGCGCAGCAGCTGGCCCCCATTCAAGAG CCACAGTCGAACCAGCATCACACTCTGATCATAGAGGAGTTCGAACCCGACGTGTTTCGCCAGCTCATCGAGTACATCCACACCGGATGCGTCACTCTTCAACCGAGAACTCTGCTGG GCGTGATGAACGCTGCCGATTACTACGGACTTGACGAGCTCAGGAGAGCTTGCGCCGGTTTCGTTCAGTGCTGCATAACGGTCGACACGGTCTGCGCCCTTTTGGCTTCGGCGGAGCGGTACATTCAGTACAAATGTACGAAATCGCTGGTGCAAAAG GTCCTGGAGTTCGTCGACAAGCACGGGAACGAGGTGTTAAATCTGGGCTCGTTCACCCTCCTGCCTCAGCACGTGGTCCGGTTGATACTGGCCAGGGAAGAACTCGTCGCCGAAGAGTTCACCAAGTTTCAG GCCGCGCTGATGTGGAGCAAGAAGTACTTCGACAGCAACCAGAACACTCCGCTGAAGGACGTGATCGGTAACTTCCTGGTCTACATACAGTTCCAAAAAATACCGGCGAACGTACTGATGCGGGAGGTTCACCCGCTGGGTCTTGTGCCCGACAACATAATCATGAACGCATTGGCCTATCAG GCAGACCCAACCAGTGTCGACCCCGGGAAACTCTCCCCACACAGAGTGAGGCGTCAGGGTAGGAGTATGTCGGTGCAGTCCTCGCTCGACCCTTACGGCAGCAACACGACCCTGAGCTCAAGCGGAAGTGACGTCGGTTCGGACCAGAAACAAAACTCGGGTAGCAACTAA